The sequence CGATGCGTGGACGACGACATCGACGGCATCGTCATCCCAGGTTGCGTCCTCCTGGGCGGAGGGGATCGTGAGAGCCTCAGCGACGACGTCGACACCGATCTGCTCGATCTTCGCGTACTGGAACCGTTCGGCGTAGGACTTCGCTTCAGCGAGGATCCGAGGCAGGCTGGGCAGGCCGGCGAACGCGAACAGGACCCGCCAGCTGTCCTGTGCTGCGGCGTGGGCGATGACGCACAGCGTCGTCAGTTCCTCCACCGTGAGGTCCTGCGCCTCGTCTACAAGGATCGCGAGGCCGACGCCTTCCTCTTCGGCTGCTTGGGCGAGATCGTGAATGAGCTTGCGGAGGTCGGTATCGAGGATGCCCGTGTCGGCTCCGCCTCCAGTTGTTCCGGCCAGATCGAGCCCAAAGGTCCAGACTCCGGTGGTGTCGTACGACGCTTTGAAACTCAGGGCGGTCTTGAGTGCCTTGAGCAGACGCCGGCCGGCACCTGCGTGCGCGAGGTCCGCCAGTGGCTCGTACAGCGCCTCACCGACCAGTTCCCGTAGCGATTTCCCGGATCCCGCTTCGACCTGCGCGACGATCCATGCCTTCTTCGCGGCATTGCGACGGAACTCGGACAGCAGGACGGTCTTCCCGACGCCGCGAAGTCCATACAGCACGACGGGCTGGTCCGTGCGATCGCGTTCGGCGCGCGCAAGCGACGTGGACCATGCCCACAACGCATCATCACGCCCGACCAGCGCCGCCGGCTTCCGGCCTGCTCCAGGTGAATACGGGTTCCGGATCGGATCCATGCTTCCTCCGATTGAAGAGACCTACCAAAGTCTACTGGAGTCTAACGAAAGGCTAGATATCGGTAGACATCTCTAGATGGAATGCCTCGCCGCTCGCCCGGGCTCCACATGACCGGCGCGCGAACGCGATCACCACCCGCGCAGATCTCAACCCGATCCCCGGCCGAGCCGCCCAGAGGCGAGCCGCTCCTCGGTGGGGGTGTGGAGGTCGATAGGCTGCGGGAGTGACCGCCCGAACCGCGACCACCGCTGCCCGACTGCTACTCGGAGGCACGGTGCTGCTCGCGGGCAGCCTGATGCTCGCCGGATGCACGTCGGCGCCCGAGCCGACCGCAAGCCCGTCGCCGACGGCCTCACCGTCGCCGAGCGCGACCTCCACGGCACCGCCGACGGAGACGTCCGAGCCGGCCCCCGCTCCCGTTCCCGAGCCGGTCACGTGCGACACCGTGCTGACGCCCGAGGCGACGAGCGCGCTCGCCGAGCAGGGCCTCGAGCTCCGGGAAGGCACGACCCCGGGGTATCCGCTCGCCGAGCAGTTCGCCGCCGCAGGCGGCACCGCCTGCACGTGGTCGGTCCGGCAGTCCGACATCTTCTTCACCGTGGTGCAGCTTCCCGTCGCCGACGGCGAGCACGACGCGTGGGCACGCGTGCTGGCCGAGAACGGCTACACGCCGACCGACGATCCCGTGCCGGGCGCACACACCGGGCCGGTCGAGCCCGGCACGGGCATCGCGCCGATCGCCATCGTCGAGACCACGCGCATCACGTTCATGAGCGCGCCGGCCCACGCGACGGATCTCGCGCCCGCGCCGTAACGGCGCTCCGCGCCACCCGCGCCGGCGAAGCCCACCGACGGGGTCACGGACCGGCCGCGAACCATCAGCTTTCCGGTGCGCGCCTCGCCTACCCTTGATCGGGATGTCTCAGACGCTCGCCCCGACTCGCCGCGCCCGCGCGAGGTCCGTCGGCATCGGCATCGGGGTCGCCGGCATCCTCGCGCTCGTCTCGATCCGCCTGTTCGCGCCCGCCGAGCTCGGCGACGTGCTCTCCGACCGCGTGCAGGACTTCATCACGCTGTCCGTGAGCGTGGTCATCGAGAGCCTGCCGTTCGTGTTCCTCGGCATCGGCCTGTCGATCGCCGTGCAGCTGTTCCTGCCCGAGGACTTCCTCATCCGACGGCTCCCCCGCAACCCCGTGCTGCGGCGCATCGTGGTGTCGCTCCTCGGGGTGCTGCTGCCGGTCTGCGAGTGCGGCAACGTGCCGCTCGCGCGCGGGCTCATCCAGCGCGGGCTCACGGTCGGCGAGTCGATGACGTTCCTGCTCGCGGCGCCCATCCTGAACCCGGTCACCATCATCACGACGTACCAGGCGTTCGGCTGGGACGACGGCATCCTCATCGCCCGCATCGCGGGCGGCTTCATCGTCGCGAACCTCATCGGCTGGGTGTACAGCCGCCACCCGCAGCCCATGTCGCTGCTGACGCCCCGGTTCCAGGCGGCCTGCGCCCACCCCGGCACGGATGCCTCGTCGAAGCCTCGCAAGGCGGCGCGCATGTTCGCCGAGGAGACGAGCGCGATGATGCCGGCGCTGTTCGTCGGCTCGGCCATCGCCGGGCTCATCCAGGTCGCCGTGTCGCGCGACTTCCTCGTCACGCTCGGCCAGAACCCCGTGCTCTCGGTGTTCGCGCTGATGCTGCTCGCATTCGTCATCTCGATCTGCGCGAACGTCGACGCGTTCTTCGTGCTGTCGTTCGGGTCGACCTTCATGCCGGGCGCGATCGTCGCGTTCCTCGTGTTCGGTCCGATGATCGACATCAAGATGCTCGCGCTCATGCGCACGACCTTCACGGCGCGCACGCTCGTGCAGTTGACCGCCATCGTCGGGCTCGCGAGCGCCGCCATCGGGTTGGGGGTCAACCTTGTGGCCTAGGCTCATCGAACGCTGGAAGGGCGTCGCGCTGACCCTCATCGGCGTCGTCGCGACCGTGTGGCTCACCGTCACCGGCCAACTCGGGCTGTACATCCACCCGCGGTACTTCGGCTTCACCGCGGTGATGGCGATCGTCGGCGGGGTGCTCGCGCTGCTCGCGCTCGCGCTGGTGCCGGGTCGCGACGAGGGCGACGGGCACGAGCACGAGCACGAGCACGAGCACGAGCACGAGCACGACCACGACCACGACCACGACCACGACCACGACCACGACCACGATCACGAGGAAGCCACTGGTCGAGGCGCGAAGCGACCAGGGGGGCGTGCGGTGGTCGGCGCGATCATGGGTGCCGTGATCGTCGTCGGCGCGCTGGTCGCGCTGCTGGTGTTCCCGCCCGCGACGCTCACCGCATCGACCGCGATGGACCGCGACATCGACCGCACGACCGCCGACCTGGCGGGCGACGCGCCGAGCCTCGCGGGCGCCGATCCGAGCCGGTTCACGGTCAAGGACTGGGCACTGCTGCTGCGGCAGACCGAGGACCCGTCGGCGTTCGCCGGCCAGGAGGTCGCCCTCACGGGCTTCGTGACGCCCGCGCCCGGAGACCCGGACGACTCGTTCTACGTGGCCCGGTTCACGGTCACCTGCTGCGCCGTCGACGCGCAGCCCATCGGTGTCGCGGTGCACCTGCCCGGCTGGCGCGACACGTTCGAGGTCGACGACTGGGTCGAGGCGACCGGCGGCTTCGCGCTCGACCCGGCGGGCGGCGAGCAGCTCGTGCTCGTGCCCGACGCGGTCGAGCCGACCGAGCAGCCGGAGCAGCCGTATGTCTTCTGAGCCGGCCCAGCCGGCACACGCTGCCGACCCGGTCGAGCTGCTCGATCCGGCCGAACCCGCCGCGCCGACCGCGGCCGCATCTCGGCGGTTCCGGCGACGGCTGCTCGGCACGATCGCCGTGCTCGCCGCAGCGGCGGTCTCGCTCGCGTTCGCCGGTGTGGTGCAGGGGCCGCGCCTGTCCGAGGCATCCGTCGATGTGGAGCGCGTGACGCGGCTCGCCGACGGCCGCCTCGTGCTCGCACTCAACCAGCCCATCGCACGCGTCGACGGCGACGTGCGCGTCGAGCCGGCGGAGCCCGCCGAGCTCACGATCGACGGGCGGGCACTCGTGGTCGAGTTCGCTGAGCCGCTGCCGTACGACACCGAGTACACGGTCACGGTCGACGGCGTGGTCGGCGAGGCCCAGCCCACCGCGGTCACCGTGGAGCACCGGTTCACGACGACGGATGCCCCGGTGTACACGCTCGCCCGGCGAAGCCCCGCCGGGCAGACCGATGTGATCCTGCGGTCGAGTTTCGGCGAGCGCACGCCCGAGGTCGTGCTCGAGGCGACGCGACTGCAGTCGTTCGCGCACGCGGGCGACGCCGTCGTGGCGGTCGCCGTCGAGGACGACGACACCAACACCCTGCGCGTCGCCGGGATCGACGAGACCACGCAGACGATGGGGCTGCCCGAGCCGGGCATCGTGCGTTCGATCGGCGGCTCCACGACGCATCCGCTGATCGCGTTCGTGCACGATGGCGTGACGCTCCCCGGCGGGGCCGAGCCCGCCTATCGCGAGACGCTCTTCACGCTCGACGTCTCAGGCGTCGCCGCGGCGCCCGAGCCGGTGCTCGGGCTCGACGGCGAACCGCTCCGGGTCATGGACTGGCGGTTCGTGCCGGGCACCACGTCGCTCGTCGTGCAGGACCTCGACGGCGCGCTGTTCGTCGTCGACGCGCTCGGGCTGACCCCGCCGACCCCGCTCGGATCGGCCGCCGAGCTCCGCGGGCTGATCCCCGGCTCGCGCCTGCTCGTGGTCGCCGACCCCGACCGCGGTCGCATCTTCGACCTCGAGACCGGCGAGGAAGCGCCCAACGAGCTGCCGATCGCCGAACTGCCCGAACAGGCGTACCCGGGCAAGGTGGAGCAGCTCGACGCGTCGGGCGCGCACCTGCTCTCGGTGCTGCTGACGGGCGATGACGGCGCGGGCGGTGTGACGACCGAGTCGCTGCTCGCCCGCGTGGACGCCGAGGGAACGAGCCTGCGCTATGCGACGGGCGAGGGCAGCCGCCTACTCGACTACTGCGTCGCGCCGAACGGCCGCTCCGCGGCCGTCGAGACCGTCGCCGACGGCGCGGCGTCCGACGGCTACCCGCACGCACCCTCGTACGTCGAGCGGCTCACGACCGTGGTCGACCTCGAGACCGGCGACGTGGTGCTGACCCAGAGCGGCGGGTCGTCGGACTGGTGCCGGTGACGTTCTCCACACCGGGCGGAGAAATCTCAAGAATCTCAAGCGGATAAAGCAACCTGCTCCGCCGCCGGTCACACCGGCAGGCGCTCGCCGCCGCGCCAGTGGCGGTCGACGCCCCGGCGATCGAGCAGCTGCTGGAACGTCGCGAGCCGGTCCGGCGCGGCCTGGACCTGGTGCGGTTCGACGCCGGCGGTGACGCAGTGCGCGGCGAGCGCGCCCGCCGCCTCTCCGATCGACCACTCGGACGGGTGGACCCGGTAGCAGCCGTTCGTGATGTGCGTGCTGCCGATGGACTTGCCCGCGCCGATCACGTTGCGCACCCGGACGGGCAGCAGCGCGCCCAGCGGGATCTGGAACGGATGAGCCGCGACGTCGAGATAGCCGTCGCCTCCGGTCGTCGGGTGCAGGTCGATCCGGTAGCAGCCGGTCCCGACGGCGTCGGCGTAGGTCACCGCACCGTGGTCGCCGCGGACCGCGACCGAGAGATCCTGCTCGACGACCGTGGTGATCGCCTCGATGCGACGGCTCTCACGGATGTACGGGGCCTGGGCGAAGCCGTCGTCCGTGCCGGTCACGTCCGGCCGGAGCCTGAGGCCCGGATGCCCCGTTCCCCCGTCGGCGCGCGGCGCCTCCGTCTGCAACCAGTACAGGAACGAGGCGCTGAGGGCGCGCGCCTGCCGCGCGTGACGCTCGTCGTCGCCTGAGTCGTAGAGCCCGCCCTCGGCGTAGTCGTTCATCGGCCAGTTCACGAGCGAGACATCGCTCGTGAAGAAGCCCGGCTCGTAGTTCGCCCGGTCGAGCACGCGGCGGTAGCTCCACAGTTCGGGCCGGATGAGCGCGGTCTCCATGTCGGACGCGCCGTCCGACTGCTCGGGCTCGAACCGGCCGTGCACGACGCGCCCGCCTCGGGGGTCGGGGTACTCCCATCTCAGCAGGGGTCCCGGCCACCCCGGCAGGGTGGCGGTGCGCCAGTGCTCGTAGTCCTCGGGCCGGTCGATCGTGTGATCGCCGTCGGCGAGCTCGAGCGCGAAGACGTGCGTGACCGCCTGCACGTTGCCGGGATCGGCATGCGCCTGCGCCGACGGCTCGCCCGTCAGCGCGGCCGACTCGCTCCCGGTGCGGTGCTCGACGCCCGCGAGCGGGAGGAGCTCGCCGATCTCGGTGGCCTCAAGGACGTAGGCGGCCTCCACACGCATGCGTGCCCCGCGTCTCGACTCGAACTCCACGCCGCGGACGAGGTCACCGTCGACGTCCGCCGCGACCGGCCAGGACTCGCGCAGCACCGTCAGCCGCCCGGAGGCGACCCAGGGGGCGAGCAGCTCCTCGATGACCCCGGCCGCGACGCGCGGCTCAGCGCAGAGCGCGCTGACCCATCCGTTTCCCGGGTTGAACTCGGAACGACCGAGGCTCTCGGCCGTGAGCGGATACGAGCGCGCGTACGCGTCGCGGATCGCCCGGCGGAGCCGCCGGTACGCTGCGGTCGAGCCGTGCGTCTCGATCCACGGATGCTCGTCGGGCGGCACCGCCTGCGAGGTCAGCTGACCGCCGAGCCACGGATGGCGCTCCGTGAGCACGACTCGCGCGCCGCCTTCGCACGCGGCGAGCGCCGCGGCGACGCCGCCGAGGCTGCCGCCCACGACGAGCACCTCGGTCGACCACGAGTCGGACGACATCAGCTCACCCCGTCGCGCGTGGCGATCAGCATGAAGCTGTAGCGGTCGGCGCGATAGTGCGACACCGCCCGCTCCACGATGTGACCGCGATCGTCGAGTCCGATGCGATGGACCGCGAGCAGCGGATCGCCCTCCGCGACGCCGAGCAGGGCGCTCTGCTCGGGGTCCGCGGTCACCGCCGAGACCGACTGCTGCGCGGTCGCCACCTCGACGGCGTACTCGGTGCGGAGCAGGTCGTACAGTCCGCCGGTCAGGTCGTGCGTGAGGAGTCCGGGGAACGGCGTGGCCGGCAGCAGCACCGACTCGACGCACATCGGCTCACGGTCGGCGAGCCGCAACCGGTCGATCGAGTAGGCGAGCTCGCCGTCGGCGACACCGAGTTCGGTGGCGACCGATCCGGTCACCACGACCGGCGCGGCCGAGAGCAGCCGGGACCCGGGTTCCATGCCCCGCGCGCGCATGTCTTCGCTGAAGCCCGAGAGCGAGGAGCCCTTCGTCACCCGCCGGTCGGAGACGAACGTCCCGCTCCCGGGGACGGTGTAGATCAGCCCGCTGCGCTGCAGCGTGCCGAGCGCCTGCCGCAGCGTGGACCGGCTCACGTCCAGTGCATGCGCGAGGTCGACCTCGCGCGGGAGACGTTCGTGCGCAGCCATCCCGGCGATGCGGCGGCGGAGTTCGGCATCGATGCGGCGGATCTTGGTCGTCACGACGGTACCTCGGTCGGGGTCGGGCAGGCTCGGATGAGCTGCTGCGTGAGCCGATACGGATCGGAGATCGCGGTTCCGACCACGACTGACCACGCGCCCGCTTCGAAGGCGGCCGCGACCTCCTGCTGGCGACTGTAGCGTCCTTCCGCGATGACGGGATTGGCCGTCATCGCCGCGAGCCGGCCGACCAGCGCGATGTCGGGCCCGTTCGGCGCGGCGCGTCCGGTGTACCCGGCGAGCGTGGTCCCGATCCAGTCGGCCCCCGCTTCGAGCGCATGCTCGGCGCCTACCTCGCCGTCGACGTCGGCCATGACCAGGGCGCCGTGCGCGTGCGCGGCGGCCACCAGGTCGGCGAGCGGGACCCCGTTCGGCCGGGTTCTGGGCGTGCCGTCCATCGCCACCACTGAGGCACCCGCCCCGGCCAGCTCGACCACATCCTCGACCCGCGGAGTGATGTAGACCTCGCTTCCCGCCGTGCGGCGCTTGACGAGACCGATCACCGGGACCGCTCCCCCGGCGATCGCCCGCACATGCGCGACGCTCTCGAGCCGGAGTGCGCTGGCGCCCGCGGCGACGACGGCGCGCGTCATGATCCGCATCGCGTCGGGGTCGTGGAAGGGGCTGACCTCAGCCGCCTGACACGACACGACCAGCCGCCCTCGGATCTGCTCGGGGATGTTCATCGTTCGGTGCTCATTTCGTTCGTTTCGCGGCTCAGGTGTGTCTCGATCGCATCGGGCATCGTCGGCGCCTCGGCGAGGATGAGTGCGCCCGCGAGCGGATCGGCGTGCGCGCGCACGATCTGCGCGGCCGGGCACCGCTGCGTCAGGGCCGCGCGGAAGCCCTCGCCGAGGAGGTCCGTCTGGCCGAAGACGCCGCCCGTGCCCGCGACCGGGACGGCGTCGGCCGCCAGGTGCAGTCGCTCGAGCACGTCGGCGACCGACGACCCCAGTGCGGTGCCGGCGCCACGCCAGATGTCGAGTGCGAGCCGGTCGCCCGCGCGGGCCGCCTCGGCGACGGCCGGAACGATCGCAGCGACGTCGTCGGGTGGCGGCGGCTCGGCGCGCCATCGGGCCGCGAGTCCGTCGAGGTCACCCCACCGGTCGGTGACCGCGTCGAGCAACGGGCCCGGGCGTCCGCCGTCCCACTGCGCGAGCGCGCCGCGGATCGCCTGCAGGCCGATCCAGTGCCCGGAGCCGCGATCGCCGAGCGCGGCACCCCAGCCGTCGGATCGCGCGACGCGGTTGGGCAGGTCGACGCCCAGCGCCACCGCACCCGTCCCGGCGGCGATCACCGCGCCCGTGACCGGGCCGAGCGCGCCGAGGTAGCCGGTGAAGCTGTCGTCGGCGACCACCACGGTCACCGAGCGGGCGAGCGACGCGATACGGGCGAGGACCGCGCCCGCATCGCCCTTCCCGCCGTTGAGCCCGGTCATGCCGACACCGACGCGAAGCGCGTCGGCCGATCGGCCGTTGACCGCCGCGTGCACGGCATCCGCGATGACGACGGCAGGCAGACGGCTCGACCAGTAGCCGGCGGTCGTCGCCTCGCTCGTCTCGCCGTCGATCGCGCGTGCGCGAGCGCGGCATCCGCCCTGACCGAGGTCGACCCCCACGTGCAGCATGCTCATGCACGACCTCCGGCCGATGCGGCGAGTGCGCGACCGTCGATGTTCTCCTCCGCGAAGTGGCAGGCGACCTCGCGACCCTCGACGACCCGCAGCTCGGGCGTCGTCGTCGCGCACACGTCACGGGCCATGAAGCACCGCGTCCGGAAGCGGCAGCCGCTCGGCGGGTCCGCCGGCGACGGCAGGTCGCCGGCGAGCACGATGCGCTCGCGCGGCGGCTCGGCCCATGGCCGCGCGGCCGGCTCGGCGGAGAGCAGCGACATCGTGTACGGATGCAGCGGACGCTCGTAGACCGTCGCCGCCGGGCCGACCTCCATGATCCGGCCCAGGTACATGACGGCCACGTCGTCACTCACGTGCCGCACGACGGAGAGGTCGTGGGCGATGAACAGGTACCCGAGCCCGAGATCGGCCTGCAGCTCGCGGAGCAGGTTGAGCGTCTGCGCCTGCACCGACACGTCGAGCGCGCTCACGGGCTCGTCGCAGACCACGAGCTTCGGGTGCAGGGTGAGCGCACGGGCGATGCCGACCCGTTGCCGTTGGCCGCCGGACAGCTGATGCGGGTACCGGTCGATCATGTGCGCGGGGAGTCCGACGCGTTCGAGCAGTTCGACCGTGCGGTCGCGTCGTTCGGGCTTCGGCACCGGACCGTCGTGCGCGCGCCAGCCTTCGGCGACGATGAACCCGATGGTCTTGCGCGGATTCAGCGACGTGTACGGGTCTTGGTACACCATCTGGATCTCGCGGGTGAGCTCGCGCCGGCGCCGGGGGCTGGCCGCCTGGATCTGCTCGCCTTCGAACTCGATCGATCCGCCCGAGGCGCGCTGCAGGCCGATCACGGTCCGCGCGAGTGTGGATTTGCCGCAGCCGGACTCGCCCACGAGGCCGAGCGTCGTGTGGTGCCGCACGGTGAGGTCGACGCCGGCGACCGCTCGCACGGCCGGACGGGCGCGCCCGATGCCGCGCGCACCGTAGGACACCTCGAGATCGCGAAGCCTGAGCAGCGGGGTCGATTCAGCGGATGGCATATGCGGGCACCTCCTCGGCGAAGTGGCAGGCTGAGCTCTGGCCGCCCTCGAGCACACGCAGCGCCGGGCGCTCGACGGTGCAGCGCTCTCGCGCCATCGGGCAGCGCGGATGGAAGGCGCAACCCGAGGGCAACGCGTTCGGCGAGGGCGGCAGGCCCGGGATGGTCCGCAGCGGCGCTCCCGGCACGGCCTCCGACGGGATGCTCTGCATGAGCGCCCGGGTGTACGGATGCTTCGGCCCGTCGTACACCTCGCGGAGCGGCCCGGTCTCGACCACCCGCCCGGCGTACATGATCGAGACCCGGTCGGCGTATCGGGCGACCACGCCGAGGTCGTGACTGATCAGGATCATGGCCATGCCGTTCTCCTGCCGGAGCCGCTCCAACAGCTCCATGATCTGCGCCTGCACGGTCACGTCGAGCGCGGTGGTCGGTTCGTCGGCGATGAGCAGCCGCGGCCGGAGCGCGATCGCCATCGCGATCACCGCGCGCTGCCGCATCCCGCCGGAGAACTCGTGCGGGTAGGCGCGGGCCCGCCGGGCGGCGTCGGGGATGCCGACGTGTTCGAGGGCCTCGACCGCCGCCGCCCAGGCCCTTGATCGGTTCCACCCGTGCCGGACCCGGAACAGTTCGGCGATCTGGTAGCCGACCGTGAACACGGGGTTCAACGCAGAGAGCGAGTCCTGGAAGACCATGCCCATCTTGGTGCCGCAGAGTCTCCGGCTCGCCCGCGTGGGCCGGGCCGGAAGCTCGACGCCGTCGAACGTGACGCGACCGGCGGTGATCCGGCCGCGGCGCGGGGGCAGCAAACCCATGACCGCCCGCACCGCGACCGACTTCCCCGATCCGGACTCCCCGATGATCGCGAGCGTCTCGCCGGGCGCCACCTCGAACGAGACGTCGCTGATCACCTGCTGCGGCCCGAGGTCGGTGTCGATCGTGACACCCAGCCGCTCCACTCGCAGCAACGGGTCGACGCCCGTCGCGGAGGTCCGTTCCATGATGCGCGTCCTAGTCGATCGTCACGCCGGCGAAGTTCGGCAGATCGTTCGGGGTGGGCACGAATCCGCTGACGTCCGACCGGAGCACCACGTTGCTCGTGAGGTCCAGCGGGAAGATGCCGACCGCGTCGTTCCAGATGATCTCGCCCGCATCCGCGTACAGCTCGGCACGGCGCTCCTGGTCGAGCTCGGCGCGCGCCGCGAGCAGCAGCTCGTCGAGCTCGGGGTTGGCGTACCCCATGCGGTTCGCCGTCGACAGGTACAGCCGGGCGAGGGTGAAGTCGGCGTCGCCCGTGATCGTGCTCCCCGTGCTCATGGTCGAGTCCCAGTCGAGCGCGAGCAGGCGGTCCAGCCAGACCGCGCGCTCGAGGCGCTGCGGCTCGACCGTGATGCCGACCTTCGCCCAGTCGCTGATCATGGCTTCGGCGAACTGGTCGCCCGCGGCGCAGCATCCGGCACTCCACATCATGGTGGTGCTGATCCCGTCCGGGTATCCCGCCTCGGCCAGCAGCGCCTTCGCCTTCTCGGGGTCGTAGTCGTACGGCGACTGCGCGGCCGAACCGAACACGGCCTCCGGGATCGGGCCCTCCGCGACCTCGCCGACGCCCTCGAACAGGGCCGGGGCGATCGCCTCCAGGTCGATCGCGTGCCAGAGCGCCTGGCGCACGCGGACGTCGGTGAACGGCTCACGAGAGCTGTTGAACCAGATGTAGTAGTTGCCGTAGGTCGGGTAGCTCTCCACGGTCAGATCGGCGTTGCCCTCGACGCTCGCGAGCTGGTCGGCGGGCAGGCCCCATGTCGCGTCGATCTCATCGTTCTGCAGCGCCGTGATGCGACCGGACACCTCGGGGATGTACTCGTAGCGGAGGCCCGCGAGATCCGGCGTCGCGCCGTGGTAGTTGTCGTTGCGCTCGAGCTCGACCTGCTGACTCGGCGTGAACGAGGTGACGACGAAGGGCCCGCTGCCGTACGGCGCCGCGAAGAAGTCGGCGTCGGCGACCTTGTCCGCCGGCACGACCGGCAGCAGGGCGAGGTTGCTCAGCACCGTGCCGAGCGGGTCGCTCGTCGTGATCCGCAGCGTCGTGTCGTCGGGCGCCTCGACGGTCTCCACCGCCGCCCATGTGCTCACGAGCGGGCCTTCGTTCGCGATCAGCTGGTCGAGCGATGCCTTCGCGTCGGCCGAGGTGACCGGCGTCCCGTCGGCGAACTCCACGTCGTCGGCGATGGTGAACTCCCACGTGAGCGGGTCCGGGTTCTCCCAGCTGGTCGCGAGGCGCGGCTCGAACTCACCGTCGACCCGGGCGACCAGCGTCTCGAACACCATCTGCGTGACGGCGAGCGTCGGCAGATCCGCCGAGTTCGCACCGAGCGGGTCGAGCGACGCGATCGGCGTCGGGTTGGCGACCCGGAGGATCGCGTCGTCTGCGCCGGCGTCGCCGCCGGTGCCGCCGTCGTCGCCGCCGAACGCGCAGCCGGTCAGGGCGAGGGCGGCTGCGAGCAACGATGCTCCCAGCGCCGTCATACGTGTGTGCTTCTTCACGAGGTGTGCTCCGCTTCTCGAGGGTGTCGTGGGTGGGATGGTGCAGGAGGGGTG is a genomic window of Agromyces protaetiae containing:
- a CDS encoding ATP-binding protein, translating into MDPIRNPYSPGAGRKPAALVGRDDALWAWSTSLARAERDRTDQPVVLYGLRGVGKTVLLSEFRRNAAKKAWIVAQVEAGSGKSLRELVGEALYEPLADLAHAGAGRRLLKALKTALSFKASYDTTGVWTFGLDLAGTTGGGADTGILDTDLRKLIHDLAQAAEEEGVGLAILVDEAQDLTVEELTTLCVIAHAAAQDSWRVLFAFAGLPSLPRILAEAKSYAERFQYAKIEQIGVDVVAEALTIPSAQEDATWDDDAVDVVVHASGRYPYFLQQFGQATWNVAAGPVIVKHDAELGVVQGNHQLDNGFFRVRWDRATPSEQQYLRAMAADGDEGSSSGVVATRLGRKPKSLGPTRAALIAKGLVYAPEHGVVAFTVPGMAAFIERQIVP
- a CDS encoding permease yields the protein MSQTLAPTRRARARSVGIGIGVAGILALVSIRLFAPAELGDVLSDRVQDFITLSVSVVIESLPFVFLGIGLSIAVQLFLPEDFLIRRLPRNPVLRRIVVSLLGVLLPVCECGNVPLARGLIQRGLTVGESMTFLLAAPILNPVTIITTYQAFGWDDGILIARIAGGFIVANLIGWVYSRHPQPMSLLTPRFQAACAHPGTDASSKPRKAARMFAEETSAMMPALFVGSAIAGLIQVAVSRDFLVTLGQNPVLSVFALMLLAFVISICANVDAFFVLSFGSTFMPGAIVAFLVFGPMIDIKMLALMRTTFTARTLVQLTAIVGLASAAIGLGVNLVA
- a CDS encoding TIGR03943 family putative permease subunit — protein: MWPRLIERWKGVALTLIGVVATVWLTVTGQLGLYIHPRYFGFTAVMAIVGGVLALLALALVPGRDEGDGHEHEHEHEHEHEHDHDHDHDHDHDHDHDHEEATGRGAKRPGGRAVVGAIMGAVIVVGALVALLVFPPATLTASTAMDRDIDRTTADLAGDAPSLAGADPSRFTVKDWALLLRQTEDPSAFAGQEVALTGFVTPAPGDPDDSFYVARFTVTCCAVDAQPIGVAVHLPGWRDTFEVDDWVEATGGFALDPAGGEQLVLVPDAVEPTEQPEQPYVF
- a CDS encoding FAD-dependent oxidoreductase; the protein is MSSDSWSTEVLVVGGSLGGVAAALAACEGGARVVLTERHPWLGGQLTSQAVPPDEHPWIETHGSTAAYRRLRRAIRDAYARSYPLTAESLGRSEFNPGNGWVSALCAEPRVAAGVIEELLAPWVASGRLTVLRESWPVAADVDGDLVRGVEFESRRGARMRVEAAYVLEATEIGELLPLAGVEHRTGSESAALTGEPSAQAHADPGNVQAVTHVFALELADGDHTIDRPEDYEHWRTATLPGWPGPLLRWEYPDPRGGRVVHGRFEPEQSDGASDMETALIRPELWSYRRVLDRANYEPGFFTSDVSLVNWPMNDYAEGGLYDSGDDERHARQARALSASFLYWLQTEAPRADGGTGHPGLRLRPDVTGTDDGFAQAPYIRESRRIEAITTVVEQDLSVAVRGDHGAVTYADAVGTGCYRIDLHPTTGGDGYLDVAAHPFQIPLGALLPVRVRNVIGAGKSIGSTHITNGCYRVHPSEWSIGEAAGALAAHCVTAGVEPHQVQAAPDRLATFQQLLDRRGVDRHWRGGERLPV
- a CDS encoding GntR family transcriptional regulator — its product is MTTKIRRIDAELRRRIAGMAAHERLPREVDLAHALDVSRSTLRQALGTLQRSGLIYTVPGSGTFVSDRRVTKGSSLSGFSEDMRARGMEPGSRLLSAAPVVVTGSVATELGVADGELAYSIDRLRLADREPMCVESVLLPATPFPGLLTHDLTGGLYDLLRTEYAVEVATAQQSVSAVTADPEQSALLGVAEGDPLLAVHRIGLDDRGHIVERAVSHYRADRYSFMLIATRDGVS
- a CDS encoding N-acetylmannosamine-6-phosphate 2-epimerase; translated protein: MNIPEQIRGRLVVSCQAAEVSPFHDPDAMRIMTRAVVAAGASALRLESVAHVRAIAGGAVPVIGLVKRRTAGSEVYITPRVEDVVELAGAGASVVAMDGTPRTRPNGVPLADLVAAAHAHGALVMADVDGEVGAEHALEAGADWIGTTLAGYTGRAAPNGPDIALVGRLAAMTANPVIAEGRYSRQQEVAAAFEAGAWSVVVGTAISDPYRLTQQLIRACPTPTEVPS
- a CDS encoding N-acetylglucosamine kinase, whose protein sequence is MSMLHVGVDLGQGGCRARARAIDGETSEATTAGYWSSRLPAVVIADAVHAAVNGRSADALRVGVGMTGLNGGKGDAGAVLARIASLARSVTVVVADDSFTGYLGALGPVTGAVIAAGTGAVALGVDLPNRVARSDGWGAALGDRGSGHWIGLQAIRGALAQWDGGRPGPLLDAVTDRWGDLDGLAARWRAEPPPPDDVAAIVPAVAEAARAGDRLALDIWRGAGTALGSSVADVLERLHLAADAVPVAGTGGVFGQTDLLGEGFRAALTQRCPAAQIVRAHADPLAGALILAEAPTMPDAIETHLSRETNEMSTER
- a CDS encoding ABC transporter ATP-binding protein encodes the protein MPSAESTPLLRLRDLEVSYGARGIGRARPAVRAVAGVDLTVRHHTTLGLVGESGCGKSTLARTVIGLQRASGGSIEFEGEQIQAASPRRRRELTREIQMVYQDPYTSLNPRKTIGFIVAEGWRAHDGPVPKPERRDRTVELLERVGLPAHMIDRYPHQLSGGQRQRVGIARALTLHPKLVVCDEPVSALDVSVQAQTLNLLRELQADLGLGYLFIAHDLSVVRHVSDDVAVMYLGRIMEVGPAATVYERPLHPYTMSLLSAEPAARPWAEPPRERIVLAGDLPSPADPPSGCRFRTRCFMARDVCATTTPELRVVEGREVACHFAEENIDGRALAASAGGRA